In a genomic window of Thiosocius teredinicola:
- the hemE gene encoding uroporphyrinogen decarboxylase: MTELKNDRFLRALLRQPVDMTPVWMMRQAGRYLPEYRATREKAGNFMALCMNPELACEVTLQPLDRFPLDAAILFSDILTVPDAMGLGLYFSEGEGPRFERPVRDKAAIAALGVPDPEQELRYVMDAVRTIRHELDGRVPLIGFSGSPWTLATYMVEGGSTKTFSRSKGMMFDDPASMHLLLEKLADAVTAYLNAQVAAGAQALMIFDTWGGTLTPKDYRAFSLAYMQRIVDGLTREADGRRVPVILFTKGGGQWLEWMADTGCDALGLDWTTDIGEARARVGGRVALQGNLDPCTLYASPEAIERAVAEILASYGEGTGHVFNLGHGIHPAIPPEHAAAMIQAVHEKSRQYHST; the protein is encoded by the coding sequence ATGACCGAACTTAAGAACGACCGTTTTCTGCGTGCGCTGCTGCGCCAACCCGTCGACATGACGCCCGTGTGGATGATGCGGCAGGCCGGTCGGTATCTGCCGGAATACCGCGCGACTCGCGAAAAGGCGGGTAATTTCATGGCCCTGTGCATGAACCCCGAACTCGCCTGCGAAGTCACGCTGCAGCCTCTGGACAGGTTCCCCTTGGATGCGGCGATCCTGTTTTCGGACATCCTTACCGTGCCTGACGCCATGGGCCTGGGTCTGTATTTCAGCGAAGGCGAAGGGCCGCGTTTCGAGCGCCCTGTGCGCGACAAGGCGGCGATCGCCGCACTCGGCGTTCCCGATCCGGAACAGGAGTTGCGTTACGTGATGGACGCGGTGCGCACCATCCGGCACGAGCTCGACGGCCGCGTCCCGCTGATCGGGTTCTCCGGTAGTCCCTGGACGCTCGCGACCTACATGGTCGAAGGCGGCAGCACCAAAACCTTCTCACGCTCGAAGGGCATGATGTTCGATGATCCGGCATCGATGCATCTGCTGCTCGAGAAACTCGCCGATGCCGTCACCGCCTATCTCAATGCTCAGGTAGCGGCCGGCGCCCAGGCGCTGATGATCTTCGACACCTGGGGCGGCACGCTGACCCCAAAGGACTATCGCGCATTCTCCCTGGCCTACATGCAGCGGATCGTTGACGGCCTGACCCGTGAGGCAGATGGTCGGCGTGTACCCGTGATATTGTTCACCAAAGGTGGCGGACAGTGGCTGGAATGGATGGCAGACACCGGGTGCGACGCGCTGGGTCTGGACTGGACGACAGATATCGGCGAGGCGCGCGCACGTGTTGGCGGCCGCGTCGCGCTTCAGGGCAATCTTGATCCCTGCACCCTGTATGCTTCACCCGAGGCTATCGAACGCGCTGTCGCAGAGATCCTTGCGAGCTACGGTGAAGGAACCGGCCATGTGTTCAATCTTGGTCACGGAATTCATCCGGCAATCCCCCCAGAGCATGCAGCAGCGATGATCCAGGCGGTGCATGAGAAAAGTCGGCAGTATCACTCGACCTAG
- the rplM gene encoding 50S ribosomal protein L13 produces the protein MNTTVSAKPAEVRREWLLVDADGKTLGRLASEIARRLKGKHKPIFTPHIDTGDYIVVINAEKVAVTGNKLKDKMYHHHTGYIGNLKSISLEKQLQKAPERVIETAVRGMLPRNPLGRAMMKKLRIFAGPEHTHQAQQPKPLEI, from the coding sequence ATGAACACCACGGTCAGCGCTAAGCCCGCAGAAGTCCGCCGGGAATGGTTATTGGTTGATGCAGACGGCAAAACGCTTGGGCGCCTGGCGTCAGAAATTGCACGTCGCCTGAAAGGTAAGCACAAGCCGATTTTCACGCCGCACATCGATACCGGCGATTACATCGTGGTGATCAACGCTGAAAAAGTGGCCGTTACGGGTAATAAGCTGAAAGACAAGATGTACCATCATCACACCGGCTATATCGGTAACTTGAAGTCGATCAGTCTTGAAAAGCAGCTGCAGAAAGCACCGGAGCGCGTCATCGAAACGGCCGTTCGCGGCATGTTGCCTCGCAACCCGCTGGGTCGCGCGATGATGAAGAAGCTTCGGATCTTTGCCGGACCCGAGCATACTCATCAGGCGCAGCAGCCCAAGCCGTTGGAAATCTGA
- a CDS encoding (Fe-S)-binding protein — MYPTDDQTAAKAKLDRCVKCGMCLPECPTYRLSSDENESPRGRLALIEGLADGRLKPDAAVRRHLDNCLTCRRCEAVCPSGVEYGSLVEYARAELAPGKPRRWLKLLQEPRLMRWAGQAAQLLPLTLSKPLGPLHRLHLLGNSLAGGGRPPRPGHLDATSRPIKGRVGLFLGCATSAKQGTALNAAVLLLRYCGFDVEIPADQGCCGALAQHAGDVTTAKRQAEAFQRAFPRGLDAVISIASGCGVHIEGHASPIQLPHRDICEFLLTESELTADDFRPLDVAVLAHTPCTMANVYKGGNWSQALLSKIPGVSVEPLGVAGHCCGSAGDYMLRHPATADILRRPLLDQALAHPTAPITTTNIGCAMHISAGLLERGVRREVLHPVELLARQLADRSM; from the coding sequence ATGTATCCAACGGATGACCAAACAGCCGCCAAGGCGAAACTCGATCGCTGCGTAAAATGTGGGATGTGCCTGCCGGAATGTCCGACTTACCGTCTTAGCAGTGACGAGAATGAATCTCCGCGTGGCCGGCTGGCGTTGATTGAAGGCCTGGCGGATGGTCGCCTGAAACCGGATGCCGCCGTTCGCCGCCATCTCGATAACTGCCTCACGTGTCGGCGTTGCGAAGCCGTTTGCCCGTCAGGCGTCGAGTACGGCAGTCTCGTTGAGTACGCTCGGGCTGAGTTGGCTCCAGGCAAGCCGCGTCGTTGGCTGAAGTTACTGCAAGAACCGCGGTTGATGCGCTGGGCTGGTCAGGCCGCCCAGCTGCTCCCGTTAACGCTATCCAAACCACTAGGGCCATTGCATCGGCTCCATCTGCTCGGGAACAGTCTAGCCGGGGGAGGGCGCCCCCCACGCCCCGGGCACCTTGACGCAACCTCGCGGCCGATTAAGGGCCGGGTAGGGCTGTTTCTCGGCTGCGCGACGTCGGCAAAGCAAGGAACTGCATTGAACGCTGCAGTCCTGCTACTTCGGTATTGTGGCTTCGATGTGGAAATCCCGGCAGACCAGGGTTGTTGTGGCGCCTTGGCGCAACATGCCGGCGATGTCACCACCGCGAAACGCCAGGCCGAGGCATTTCAGCGCGCGTTCCCCCGCGGACTCGATGCGGTGATCTCCATTGCCAGCGGATGCGGTGTGCATATCGAGGGCCACGCAAGCCCAATCCAACTTCCGCATCGGGACATCTGTGAATTTTTGCTCACCGAGTCCGAACTGACGGCTGACGATTTCCGTCCTCTGGATGTTGCCGTTCTGGCGCATACCCCTTGCACCATGGCGAACGTTTACAAAGGTGGAAACTGGTCGCAGGCACTACTTTCGAAGATTCCCGGTGTTTCCGTTGAGCCGCTAGGTGTTGCAGGCCACTGTTGCGGCAGCGCCGGAGACTACATGCTGCGTCACCCGGCGACCGCCGACATCCTACGCAGGCCGTTGCTGGATCAGGCGCTAGCGCACCCCACCGCGCCGATCACCACGACCAATATTGGTTGCGCGATGCATATCTCTGCAGGCCTGCTCGAACGCGGTGTGCGACGGGAAGTCCTTCATCCCGTCGAATTACTGGCACGCCAGCTGGCCGATCGCTCGATGTGA
- the rpsI gene encoding 30S ribosomal protein S9, with protein sequence MAQQMNYGTGRRKTSTARVFLSHGNGAITVNGRPLDKFFGRETARMVVRQPLVVTEMADKLDINVTVIGGGTTGQAGAIRHGIARALVEHDENMRVPLRRAGFLTRDARMVERKKVGLHKARKRPQYSKR encoded by the coding sequence ATGGCACAGCAGATGAATTACGGAACCGGCCGCCGCAAGACTTCAACGGCCCGCGTCTTTTTGAGTCACGGTAACGGTGCAATCACCGTCAATGGCCGCCCGCTCGACAAGTTCTTCGGCCGTGAAACGGCTCGCATGGTTGTTCGCCAGCCTCTGGTCGTGACTGAAATGGCCGACAAGCTCGACATCAACGTCACCGTTATCGGTGGTGGTACGACTGGACAGGCTGGTGCAATTCGCCATGGCATCGCACGGGCGCTGGTCGAACACGACGAGAATATGCGCGTGCCGCTTCGTCGCGCAGGGTTCCTGACCCGCGACGCGCGTATGGTCGAGCGTAAGAAGGTCGGCCTACACAAAGCGCGCAAGCGTCCGCAGTACTCGAAGCGTTAA
- a CDS encoding tetratricopeptide repeat-containing sulfotransferase family protein, translating into MAQLLSKGNLQAAAISVGQGLSVAPNHPDLLHLAGQVSLQTGNKDESKRLIRRAIKVAPKIGLYHYSLAAALFAENDLDGALQSLRAAIRLEPRNADAYTNLGIVFVRKKQHDEAEAAFSQAARLKPDDPQVHLNLAICNMELKEPQKAAAAVRKVEELVQAPEPRLLFQIGNVYRGLGQSSLAESYYHRALERQSEAPDMWFEFGDLLLQTGEYDRAAEALRKADAQGYDNIAVDIAVARVHAALGEIDQARALLDSATAKAGDKAVYLYDVARQFTFIGDFTAQERCLHRVLELEPDHAGAFAALLIAPGRKLTDGDVAKLRKLADDKSVDSETRRRIGFSLGNHYRYTKQYDESFRYYRLGNRLRGNRFDREAYAQWVASVESTFTSDFFEQRATCGSDSRLPVLIVGMPRSGTTLTEQIISSHPNVFGAGEYGYVSKLCSSAGLEFPDPRAGLDRCSAVTCDETARHAEIYLEKMQALTQRGETKVTNKLPHNFEQLGVFGMLFPKAPIIHVKRDPRDNLLSIYFQDFSEFHDYATDLKSLGHFFRLYERLMAHWLKVVPNPVYTLQYEDLVADLPTKARELADFVGIGWDERMLSYYDQERKVDTASKWQVRQPIYQSSVSRWTPYAKHLKPLFDALDQT; encoded by the coding sequence GTGGCTCAATTGTTGAGCAAAGGCAATTTGCAAGCTGCCGCAATTTCGGTTGGCCAAGGTCTTTCCGTTGCGCCGAATCACCCGGATCTTCTGCATCTTGCCGGTCAGGTCTCTCTACAAACCGGCAACAAGGACGAGAGCAAGCGCCTCATCCGTCGGGCAATAAAAGTCGCGCCCAAGATCGGGCTTTATCATTACAGTTTGGCTGCAGCCTTGTTTGCCGAGAACGACCTGGATGGGGCCCTGCAGAGTCTACGCGCAGCGATTCGGCTCGAACCGCGCAATGCCGATGCGTATACCAACCTCGGAATTGTTTTCGTCAGGAAAAAACAGCACGATGAAGCTGAAGCTGCCTTTTCACAAGCCGCTCGATTGAAGCCGGATGACCCGCAAGTCCACCTGAATCTGGCGATTTGCAATATGGAACTGAAAGAGCCGCAGAAGGCCGCGGCGGCCGTGCGGAAGGTTGAAGAGCTGGTTCAGGCGCCCGAGCCCCGACTGCTCTTCCAGATCGGCAACGTGTATCGCGGGCTGGGGCAGTCGTCACTTGCTGAGAGCTACTATCATCGAGCACTCGAAAGACAATCCGAAGCGCCGGACATGTGGTTTGAGTTCGGCGATTTGTTATTGCAGACAGGCGAATATGATCGTGCCGCTGAGGCATTGCGTAAGGCTGATGCTCAGGGCTACGACAATATCGCCGTTGACATAGCCGTGGCGCGTGTTCATGCGGCGCTCGGCGAGATTGACCAAGCGAGGGCATTGCTCGACAGTGCAACTGCGAAGGCGGGTGACAAGGCGGTGTATTTGTACGACGTCGCGCGTCAATTCACGTTCATCGGCGATTTTACAGCGCAAGAACGTTGCTTGCATCGGGTGCTCGAACTCGAACCAGATCATGCCGGTGCATTCGCAGCGCTCTTGATCGCTCCCGGCCGCAAACTCACCGATGGCGATGTGGCGAAATTGCGCAAACTGGCTGACGACAAGTCCGTCGATTCCGAGACGCGTCGCCGGATCGGGTTCTCCCTGGGTAATCACTACCGGTACACCAAGCAGTATGACGAGTCATTCCGGTATTACCGACTGGGAAACCGGCTACGCGGAAACAGGTTCGATCGCGAGGCGTACGCTCAATGGGTTGCGAGCGTCGAAAGTACCTTCACATCGGACTTTTTTGAGCAGCGTGCAACATGTGGATCGGACTCGCGTCTGCCGGTGTTGATTGTCGGTATGCCGCGGTCCGGTACGACGCTTACCGAGCAGATCATCAGTTCGCACCCAAATGTATTCGGTGCGGGCGAATATGGTTACGTCTCCAAGCTGTGCAGCTCGGCGGGCCTGGAGTTTCCAGACCCGCGAGCCGGTCTCGATCGGTGTTCAGCGGTGACCTGCGACGAAACCGCGAGGCATGCAGAGATCTACCTGGAGAAGATGCAGGCGCTGACACAGCGTGGCGAGACGAAAGTCACGAACAAGCTTCCGCACAATTTCGAACAGCTCGGGGTGTTTGGCATGCTATTCCCCAAGGCCCCGATCATTCACGTCAAACGCGATCCGCGTGACAATCTTCTGTCGATATATTTTCAGGATTTCAGCGAGTTTCACGACTACGCAACCGATCTGAAAAGCCTGGGTCACTTCTTTCGTTTGTATGAACGCCTGATGGCGCACTGGTTGAAGGTGGTGCCGAATCCGGTGTACACCCTTCAATACGAAGACCTTGTCGCCGATCTGCCGACCAAGGCGCGCGAACTGGCCGATTTTGTCGGCATCGGTTGGGACGAACGGATGCTCAGTTATTACGACCAGGAGCGCAAGGTCGACACAGCGAGTAAATGGCAGGTGCGACAGCCGATCTACCAGAGTTCGGTTAGCCGCTGGACGCCGTATGCGAAACACCTCAAGCCGCTTTTTGATGCTCTGGACCAGACATAG
- a CDS encoding (2Fe-2S) ferredoxin domain-containing protein, translating to MSYFSHHVFFCTNQRDDGRQCCNQCGATDARAYVKQRCKELGIAGQGKVRINNAGCLDRCESGPVIVIYPEETWYTYVDNSDLDEIIEKHLIGGQVVDRLRIDQD from the coding sequence ATGAGTTATTTTTCGCACCATGTGTTCTTTTGTACCAACCAGCGGGATGACGGTCGACAGTGTTGCAACCAATGCGGTGCCACTGATGCGCGCGCTTACGTCAAACAGCGTTGCAAGGAACTGGGTATTGCTGGTCAGGGCAAGGTGCGCATCAATAACGCCGGCTGCCTGGATCGCTGCGAATCGGGGCCGGTGATCGTCATCTATCCCGAAGAAACGTGGTACACCTATGTCGACAACTCGGATCTCGACGAGATCATCGAAAAGCACCTGATCGGCGGCCAAGTGGTCGACCGCCTCAGAATTGACCAGGATTGA
- the coq7 gene encoding 2-polyprenyl-3-methyl-6-methoxy-1,4-benzoquinone monooxygenase — protein MQPRNYSPADTLMMNIDQAMRTLFGRPQVTERTNPAGDIPDTELTEQERDHIARLMRINHTGEVCAQALYQGQALTARDPEVRRSMERSAAEENDHLDWCEQRVEQLGGRLSVLNPIWYAGSFAIGAAAGLAGDKWSLGFVAETEKQVEGHLDEHLNQVPQHDARTRVILEQMKADEIVHGEKARAHGGVSLPQPIKALMKVTAKIMTKSVYRL, from the coding sequence ATGCAACCGCGAAATTATTCACCCGCCGACACGTTGATGATGAACATCGATCAAGCCATGCGTACCCTGTTCGGCCGTCCGCAAGTTACGGAACGAACAAACCCTGCAGGCGACATTCCAGATACGGAACTGACCGAGCAGGAGCGCGATCACATTGCACGCTTGATGCGAATCAACCATACAGGAGAAGTCTGTGCGCAAGCCCTCTATCAGGGCCAGGCACTAACAGCGCGCGACCCCGAGGTGCGCAGGAGCATGGAACGTTCAGCGGCAGAAGAAAACGACCATCTGGATTGGTGTGAGCAACGGGTAGAGCAATTGGGTGGACGCCTTAGCGTGCTCAACCCGATCTGGTATGCAGGCTCATTCGCGATCGGCGCTGCGGCCGGGCTAGCCGGTGACAAATGGAGCTTGGGATTCGTCGCCGAAACAGAGAAACAGGTAGAAGGGCATCTGGATGAACACCTCAACCAGGTACCTCAGCACGACGCCAGAACGCGGGTGATTCTCGAACAGATGAAAGCCGACGAGATCGTGCATGGCGAAAAGGCGCGGGCACACGGGGGAGTAAGCCTGCCGCAGCCAATCAAGGCATTGATGAAAGTAACGGCCAAGATCATGACGAAGTCGGTGTACCGGCTCTAG